Below is a genomic region from Helicobacter anatolicus.
CTTTTTGCAAATTCTCCGCAAGAAAAAATTCAGCTTTTTAAAGATTTTTATGCAAATTTTCTAGCAGGAAAAGGAGTTTTTGAGGACCATTTCTCCCCAAAAATTATGCAAAAACCTAGCTACTATACATTTTGCACAATTGTTCACCCCACAAGAATTAGAAGACCTAAACATATAAATAGCACACAGTCTTTAGCAAAAATTATTCATTCTATCGCACATATTGAATACAGCGCCATTGATCTAGCACTTGATGCAAGCTATCGCTTCATAAATTTACCAAAAGAATATTACCAAGACTGGCTCATGGTAGCAAATGAAGAAATACAGCATTTTCTACTTTTAGAATCTGTGCTCTATGAATTAGGCTATCAATATGGAGATTTCCCTGTGCATCAAAATTTATTTGATGCACAAACTGCAACCAATCACTCCCTAAGTCACAGAATGGGGTTGGTACATAGAGCATTAGAAGCAAATGGATTAGATGCAAACCCCTTTGTATGTCAAAAAATTATGCAAAGCACACATCATGCAAAAAATAAATTTCAAGAAATCTTAGATCTTATTCTAAGAGATGAAATCTCTCATGTCAATAAAGGAGATAAATGGTGGAAATTTAGCAAAACTCCTGATGAAAGTTTTGCCAATCTTTTATTAAGTTATAAAAACTTCTCACCTTTAAGTAAAATTATCAATACTTCTGCAAGATTACAAGCAGGATATACACAACAAGAACTTAACGAACTCAAAGAAATTTTTAAACATTGATTTTATATTTAGCAATTTTATGTTTCAAAACATCAATTTGCATCCCCAAAATCTCCGCGGCATTTTGTAAATTATTATCACAATCTTTTAGTACTTCCCTAATTAATTCACTCTCCAAACTAGCAATTTTATTGTCTTTTTCTTTTTTTGCTTGTTTGGGTTCTAAAAATAAATCTTTTTCCTCAATGCTTGTGCCATCACTTAAAATCACTGCACGCTCCACGACTGATAACAACTCTCTAATATTTCCATACCACTCATATTCAAGCATTTTTTGCTTAGCATTTTCACTAAATGTTTTATTTTCAAAACCATACTGCTTAATAGTTTCATCTTTTTTCCACTCTGCCAATGGCAAAATTTCTTCCTTTCTTTCTTTTAGCGGCGGAATCTCTAAAGGAATTGTCTGTAACCTAAAATACAAATCCTCCCTAAATTCTTTATCTGCTATCTTTTTTTGGATATTTACATTTGTCGCAGAAATAAAACGCACATCAATTTTGATACTTTTTGCACTACCAAGACGAGTAATTTCTTTTTCTTGTATCGCTCTAAGAAGTTTTGCTTGCAATCCCAAGGGCATTTCACCAATTTCATCTAAAAAAACACTACCACCATTCGCACTTTCAAACAAACCTGCTTTTGGTGCACTTGCATCTGTGAAAGCACCTTTTTCATAGCCAAAAAGCTCAGATTCCAAAAGATGCTCAGGAATTGCCGCCATATTAATAGCGACAAATGGTGCTTGTGCTCGACTAGAATTTTGATGAATAAAATTTGCAAAAACCTCTTTTCCAACCCCACTTTCCCCTAAAAGTAAAACACTTGCATCAGTTTGTGCTGCTTTATAAGCAATTTTTCTCACCTCTTCTAGTGCCTTAGAATCTGCAACAAATCCCTGCTTATTTTCTTTTTTATTTTTAATAGCATTTCTATTTATTGAAGGATTTTGTTTTTTTTGAAACTCAAGAAGTTTTTTTGTCCGTAAAATTGCTTCTAATAAAAGTTCTGGCTCAAAAGGCTTTTGAAAAAAATCTGCCACGCCAAGGCGTATCGATTCTATAGCTTTATTTAAAGATGCATTACCCGTAATCACAATAGCCTCATATTTATGATTTAATTGATTTAAAAACTCCAAGCCATCCATCTGTGGCATATTAATATCAGTAATCACAAGTTCAAAACTATCGTCAAGAGCTTTTAGTGCATCTTTTGGATTCTTAAAACTCACAACTTCAATTTCCTTAACATCTGCAAAAAATAATTCCAAGCTTTTTCTCATATTGATATCATCTTCAACAATCGCTACTTTCATTTCTTCTCCTTAAAAACTTTAATCAACAAAAAACCATTTTGCAAAGATACGCGCACCCATTTTGGCGGTAAAGCAAAAACTATCTTGTTATTAAGATAATTTTTATTAGAATAAGAATCTTCTCTAACTTGTACACCACTTTTATATAAACACTCCAAAACCTGTTCTTTTTGAAGTCTCAACACATAAGGAATCAACACTTCTAAAACACTGGGTATTTCATCATCATTTAATGCCACATCAATTTCGCAGCTATAATCCATGACTTTATTTTTATCTATAGCATGCGTAGGCTTTGAAATATCATATTTTTCACCCTGTGGTACCTCATTTTTTAATAAAAATTGATAAGAAATCACTAAATCCATCTCATAAACTGGATCAGGAATAAAAATATAAGGGGGTGCTTGCCAAGGATTTGGCATAACTTGTGGTATCAATGGTTCAATTGGCGGCTCTAAATAACTATGCATCTTATAAGGAAAACGTTGCAATTCTTTAGGAGGAGCAAAAGGAATCAAATCAAATATATTTGATTTTTCCTTAAAATTCCACAAAAATGTATCAGGATTTTGCAGTACAAAAGGGTTTTTCTTCCACTCTTCAGATGCAATCATTAATCCGCAAAAAACCAAACCCCATAAAAAACGCAATTATAGCAATTCTCCTTCTACCTCATCTTGCTCATCTTGCTCTTCTTTTGGGCAACTACTTGCATAAGCCACTTTTTCACCCGCAACATTTACAATTTTCACACCACTTGTGTTTCTTCCTGCTTCGCGTATTGCTTCTGTATCCACACGTATCATTTTGCCACTAGTTGTAAGTACCATCAAGTCTTTATTTTCATCATCTACATTAATCACACTTACAAGCTTCCCTGTTTTAGGAGTTAATTTCATGGCAATAACACCCTTGCCGCCACGACTTTGTAAGCGATAGGCACCTACTAGTGTTTGTTTACCAATCCCTAATTCACTTACAGTCAAAAGTTTGTTGTTTTCACCCGTAATTGTCGTAGCGCCAATCACATAATCCCCTTCTTCTTTAAATCTAATTCCTGTTACACCACGCGCTACTCTACCAATCTCTCTTACATTATCAATATCAAAGCGAATACACATACCCTGATAAGTCGCAAGGAACAATTCTTTCACATCTTGCGTAACAATGCTTGCAGTCACTAATTCATCATCTTCATCAAGATTAATAGCTTTAATTCCAACACTTCTAATATTGCTATATTCATTAAGATTTGTGCGTTTTACAATACCATTTTTTGTAAAGAATACCAAAGATTTATCATCATTAAAATCAGAAGTAGTAATCGTAGCCATAATTTTCTCATCACCAGAAAGCTGAATAAGATTGACCACTGCCTTACCTATAGCTGTTCTCCCTGCCTCTGGAATCTTATAAACCTTTAACCAATATAACTGCCCTTTATTAGTAATAAACATAATAGTATCATGAGTGTTTGCCACAAAAAAAGATTCTATAAAATCGTCATCATGCGTATTTCCGCTAACCTTCCCCTTACCACCACGATTTTGTTTTTCATAAACCCTACTTTGCACTCTTTTTACATACCCTCTGTGACTCATTGTGACCACTACACTTTCATTAGGTATCAAATCTTCTGCATCTATACTTTCATAATCTTCTTCAATCTGTGTCAATCTTTTAGTAGAGAATTTTTCTTTTATTTCAAGCAATTCTTCTTTGATGATTTCTTTAAGTTTTTCTTCGCTTTTTAGAATAGAATTTAGATATTCAATTTCTACCAACAAACTTGCATATTCACTCTCAATTTTATCACGCTCTAATCCCGTCAACCTTTGCAAACGCATTTCTAAAATTGCCTTGCTTTGCAATTCACTAAGACCAAATCTCTCCATTAAAGCATTTTTAGCTTCATCTGCATCTTTACTTGCACGAATTATTGCAATTACTTCATCAATATAATCAAGCGCAATTTTTAATCCCTCTAAAATATGTGCCCTAGCCTTAGCTTTCTCCAAATCAAAAATCGTGCGTCTGATCACAACGGTTTTACGATGTGCGATAAAAATATTTAAAAGTTCTAAAAGCGTAAAAATCTTTGGCTCTTTATTATTAATGGCAAGCAAAATAATTCCAAATGTTATCTCCATTGCGGTGGACTTATAGAGATGATTGAGTACAATTTCACTCATTGCTTCACGCTTTAACTCTATAACAACACGTATCCCCTCTCTATCAGATTCATCTCTTACTTCAGAAATTCCATCAATCACTTTATCTTTTACAAGTTCACTAATTTGTTCTACAAGTCTAGCCTTATTCACTTGATAAGGTACTTCATCAATAACAATCACATCTCTTGTTTTTGTTTTTTCTACATGAACTTTTGCACGAACTCTAATTCTGCCCCTACCTGTATTATATGCATCTCTAATCCCCTGTTTACCAAAAATAATCCCGCCTGTGGGAAAATCTGGTCCCTCAACAAATTCTAGCAATTCCTCAACACCAGCATCTTTATGATCAAGCACATAAATCACTGCATCAATGATTTCATCAATCCTATGTGGAGGAATTGAAGTTGCCATCCCTACAGCAATTCCATTGGAACCATTGACCAAAAGATTTGGGATTCTGCTTGGCAACACATCTGGCTCTTTTAGTGTATCATCATAATTTGGAATAAAATCTACAGTATCTTTGTCTAAATCTCTCAAAATTTCTTCACTAGCCTGAGTCATCCTAGCTTCTGTATAACGCATGGCAGCGGCATTATCTCCATCAATAGAACCAAAATTCCCCTGCCCATCTACAAGCTCTAATCGCATAGAAAAATCTTGCGCCATTCTAACTAATGCATCATATACCGCTGTATCTCCATGTGGATGATATTTACCGATAACATCCCCCACAATTCTTGCACTTTTTTTATACGCAGCCCTAGAGGTAACATTCAATTCATTCATCGCATACAAGATTCTTCTATGCACAGGCTTTAATCCATCTTTTGCATCCGGTAAGGCGCGTCCTACAATAACGCTCATAGAATAATCAAGATAGCTTTCTTTGATAGAATCATCAACATTCACATCTATTATATTTGTATTATCCAGTAAATTATCCATATCTTTTATACTCCCTAAAACCTAAAGTAATTCTAACTTAAAAAAGCTTAAAAAATAAGTAAAATAGGTAACTTATCCACACAATCACAAAAAATACAAGCAAGACTAACTGAATTGCACTTCCCATATCTTTTGCTTTTTTTGCTAGAGGGTGGGTTTGCGTACCCGTAAAATCTACTGCATTCTCAATAGCACTATTAATGAGTTCGCCCACAATACACAAAAAACAAGGTAAAACCAACAAAATCTTATGTGTCCATTCCTGTCCTATCCATAACCCTAAGCCACCAAAAATCATACCTAGAACAAAAATTTGCCTAAAAGCTGCCTCATCTCTCCAAGCTGCAGCTATGCCACTTAGAGAATAAAATAATGCATTGTAAATTCTTTTTATGCCTTTTTTACCTTTTTGATTATTGCGATGCTCCATCACTCCTCTACTTCCACACTAAAGTCATAATAATTAAAAATCTTTGCAAAAATTCTTTGCATATCATTGGGATTTGGATGTAAAAACACTCTTTTTGCTTTAAAATATTGGTCTTCTTCTTTAGCATTAAGACTCACTTCTACAGACTTAATTCTTCCTTTAAGTAAATCAGCATAAGCCCCAATAGCACTCATAACTTGCTCTCCATAAGGACCATCAAAAACCCCGAATAACCCCATCAAAAATCTCATATTATTTGCCCCTTCATTGATAGTTTTTTCATACTCATCCTCATTAATCTGTCTCTCTTGTTTTAAAACAGTTAGCATTGCTTCTTTAATATTTTTAGAATCCAACTTAAAAGAAGTTTTTTGCAAGTCAAATTCAAGTTTTTCTACAAATGTATCTATATCCATATTATGCTCAAACAAATCTTTGAAAATATTAATAATATTTTTATTTGAAAATTCTTTACTCTTTAATTTTAAATTTGTTTGAATTTCTGCATCTGCATTATTTCCTATAGCCTTAAATACACTGTGACTAAAAACCTCGCCACTATGACGATCTATTACACTATCTTTACTAATATATTCAAAAGAATGAGGAATAAATTCTGGGGAGACATTTTGTGCGATTTCAAGAGTTTTGATATTTCCCCTCATATATCTTTGTAAACTGTTAATCCTAATATCTCTAAACCCCATAGTAAAATTATCAATTTCTGCTTGCTTTTCTTGCTGCATCATAATTTTTAACACAGGTACTTTACATTCATAACTAAAAAATCCACTACACGAAAAAGGTTTGGGAATCTCAAAATAAAACTCACCCCCTCTTTGCCCCATGTTAAAAAATACATTTAACTGAGCTTCAAACTCATTTTTTACCTTTGTACTTACATATGCAAATAAAATAAATAAGGCACAAATAACCCCAGCCCCTATAATCAAAATGATTTTAGCTATTCTCTTCCCCAACATTTTTTATCCTTAAAAAAATATTCAATGGATAAAATTATAACAAATTCCCCAAAAAAAGGGGAAGGATTACTTTTGATTAGAAAATACCCTATAATTGTAAGGTACAAGATTTTTATCCAATTTAAGCAAGTCTTTTGGTGCATCATCTTGTAGCGGGCTTTCATAGTAACGTTTATTATTAACTTCTGAAGGCTTTGGTGCAATTTTTCTCATATCTTCAAACCCAAGCTTACTAGCTTGCATCTTAATTCCATATTTCATGGCAATAGCCAAAACCTCATTTTGTCCATCTTTTGCATATTTTACAGCTTGCAATGCAATGCGGTTACTTTCTCTTGGATTATGAAAACCTGAAGAATTCTCAGCATTCATAAAATCTGCTCTCATTTGGCTTTTTCTATGTAATTCCAAAGCAGGTGTCAAAATCTTTGTAATCTCTATTTCTTGTTGTTTTTTATCTGCAATCTTTGCGAACTCTTGTAGCTTTAACATTTCGCTTCTTAGAGTTGTAATATCTTGAATCAAACTCGCAACTGCATATTCCGCACTTCTAATATTGGCTGCTACCATCCTTTGTATATCTTTTACTTGATTTTTTAAATAATCTTCATTTTGAGTATGACAAGATTTACAAGATGCATTTACATCAAGCAGAGGAGAGGCAATAAAGTGATTAGTCACCTTTTTAGCACCTTTTCTTGTATAAGGCATATGACAATCCGCACAGCTCACACCATTTGCTGCATGCACACTACCAGAATAAAGCTCTGCTTCAGGATGCTGCATTTTTAAAATAGGTGCCTTAGTTGATGCATGAATAAAATCGTAAGGAAAACTATCTCTTACACTCTCATAATAATCATCAAACATTTCGATTCTAAAAGGCTCTCCTTTTTTCCAAAACTTCCAAGGATAAGTCAATTCAATACCATTTGCTTGCACTTCAATGATTTTATTTCCTTCTCTAAATTCAGGAATCTCCTGATAGTTTGTTTCAGCTTTAACAGTTACTTTTTTTCCTGTAGGTTGATTATAATACTCAACATGGCATTGCATACAAACTAAAGATCGCATTTCTTGACGATCCGCCTTAATTCCATGCTTTTCATCACTTTCATAACCACGAGCAATAAAAGCTTTTATTGCAGCAGGTCTTGTAACACGCAAACTCATATCATCAGGATTATGACAATCTGCACAAGTGCTTCCCATTTTTTTACCATGCACAGTATTTGGACCTTCCATCATTTTAATAATTGTCCAGTATTTCATTGTATTAAATTCTATCCAACCAAACTTTTTAACAAGATTTTGCAAATTTCCTGTATGACAATTCATGCAGGCACCAGGCTGACCATCAAAAGCCTTCAAACCATGACTATTGAGATATTCCTTATTATTTCTCAATGTATCCATTTGATCAATTTGAGAATAATAGTGGCTTCTGTTTTGATTGTAGTCATACTTAAATGCATACCCATCCCAAAACATTGTAAGTTGCGGATAACGATTGATTTTACTATAAGGGTAACTTCCAGCAAACTCTGTTGCAGTATGAGTAGAATCTTTCATTTTTAGATACATATCCAAATAATCTGGGAATCTCGCACCCCATACAGCAAAATCTGGATTATCATCACTCAATCCTTGCAAATTTTCTGTCTTTATCGCAACACTTTCACTTTTTTTAGCACCAATATCTGCGCTAAACCACGCAATACCTATGCCTAAAACAATCCCGATAATAATTAAAACCAATAAGCCCTTTGTCTTCATTTTCTTTCCTTTTTGTTTTGTTAATAATTTCGCTTATGCCCTACATTTTTATGACAAGATACACAACTTAAACTTTGATCTTGGTGCTGTGCTTTCAAAGTAGGATTTGTAATATTTTCTACATAGTCCTTATGACAAGATATACAATTTTCTTGCACCCATTTTTTTGTCTTTTCATTAGCTTCAAAATGTGTGGGTAAATTTTTTTCAAATGTAAAAACCATCATATGCCCCAATCCACTTTCTGCTTTTGCAACCCACTTTCTAAAAAAAGTATGTGGCAAATGACAATCTATGCATCGTGCAACAGCTTTATGCGAACTTTTATTATAATCATCATACACCTCATGCATCACATGACAATTATTACAAGCTGCAGAATCGCTACTTAGATATGAAAGTCCATTGGCATTATAAAAAATAAAAAAACCACCACCTACAAGAGCGCCCATAATCAAGACAAGCAATGAAAATAAAATAGCTTTTTTTCCCATCCACTCTCCCTCATTTTTGCTTTGTTTTGTTATATTAAGTTATTTTTAATCTTAATATTTTAGTATTCTAATAACATTTATATAAAACACTGCTTAAATTAAAATGATTTTCTATTATTTAATTTTTAATTAAAAAAGGTGCCGTAATGTTATTTTTTTCACATGAAGAAAGTAAAATATTTGCAAATACAAAATTAAAATTTATCATCACCTCAAGACTCCATGGCTTTAGCAAACCTCCATTTGATAGCCTCAATCTTGCCTATCATGTAAAAGACAATCCTGATAATGTAAGAAGGAATCGAGAAATTGTGCTAAAAAGTTATTTTCCACAAAAAAAGCTTGTTTGGCTCAATCAAGTCCATGGCAATCAAATTCTCACACCCCATACACATGGAATGATTGGCGATGGCGATGGAATCTTGTGTAATGATCCTTCCTATGTCTCTATGATTATGGTGGCAGATTGTATGCCAGTTTGTATTTTTGATTCCAAAAATCATGTCTTTTCTTTATTACATTGTGGCAGAGCAGGTATCTTTACTTCCATCATTCCTATAACCATTCACAAAATGCAAAAAACATATCAAAGTCAAACTAATGATTTATATATCTATCTAGGCCCTTGTCTTAAGGCATGCTGCTATGAAATCCAAGAAGATATCATCACGCAAACTCAACAACTTTTTCCAAGAATATCCCAAAATATCCTTCACAAAAAAGATGAAAAAACTTTTTTGGATCTCACCACACTAGTACTACATCAATTAAATACACTAAAAATCCCTCAAAAAAACATTGAAATCTCCCCTATATGCACAAAACACACTCCAAATCTTTTTTCCTATCGAAGAGAAAAAAATACAGGTAGATTTGCAATTCTTGCTAGTTTGCAAACATAAAACTCCTAAAGACATTTATCATCACAAAGTATAATTAAAAAAATATGATTTACATTATTCTAAAGGTTTTCCAATGAGAGAAAATTTAAAAAACAATCCAAATTTAAATGAAAAAAGTATTCAAATCGTCGAAAAAATCCTTAGTAAAAATGACCTTAAAGCTAATGAGCTTAGAGAACATTATAAAAATGATGGGCTTTATACAATCAATTTTATGAGCTCTCCTGGTAGCGGAAAGACAACTCTATTAGAAAACCTCTCTAAATTTGAAGATTTTAAATTTTGCGTTGTAGAAGGCGACTTGCAAACTAACAGAGATGCAGAAAGATTGCAAAAAATGGGGATAGCTGCAGAACAGATTGCAACAGGAGAAGCATGTCACCTTGAAGCTAGCATGGTAGAAAGGGCATATAATATACTAAAACAAAAAGGGCAAATTCAAAATTGTGATTATTTAATTATTGAAAATGTTGGAAATCTTGTTTGTCCGGCGAGTTATGATTTAGGTGCAGCACTCAATATCGTACTACTTTCTGTGCCTGAAGGCGATGACAAAATTCTTAAATATCCTAGCATGTTTTTATGCGCTGATGCTGTAATTATAAGTAAGGCAGATATGATTGACTATTTTGGTTTTAGAATCTCGCAAGTACAAGAAGATATGCAAAAGCTAAAGCCACAAGTCCCTATTTTTCTAACCAGCTCTAAGGATATGAGTAGTTTAGAAAAAATCAAAGATTTTATTATCCAGAAAAATAAAGAACAATATTTTTCAAATCATTCTTTTTGAGAAATCAAAATGTGTCTTGCAATCCCATCTCAAGTTATTTCCATAGATAAATCTAAAAATACCGCAACTGTAGAAACTCTAGGCGTGCAAAGAGAAGCAAGTCTAGATCTCATGCAAGATGAAATAAAAATTGGAGAATATGTTTTATTGCATATTGGCTACATTATGAGTAAAATTGACAAAGAAGATGCTTTAGAATCTCTAAAGCTTTATCAACAAATGATTGAGAACATGGAAGATGAAGAAGAATATGTCGATCCACTCTACAAAAAATAGTGCTTTTTTAATCAATTCCTTTAGAGATAAAAATACTATCTTAGCCCTTGCAGAAAAAATTGTTATAGAATCAAAAAAACTTCCTCATGATCTCTATATGATGGAGGTATGTGGAGGGCATACACATACACTAATGAAATACGGACTTACAAAATTATTACCAAAAAACATCCACTGCATTCATGGTCCTGGCTGTCCTGTTTGCATTATGCCAAAAAATAGAATCAATCAAGCCTATGAAATTGCAATGCAAAAAGATGTGATTTTACTAACTCTTGGAGATATGCTCAAAGTGCCAGGATCAAAAGGAAGCTTGCAACATGCCAGAAGTCTTGGAGCTGAAATTGGTTTTCTTTATTCCCCTTTACAAGCCATAGAGGTTGCACAAAAAAATCCTAACAAAAAAGTCGTATATTTTGCCATAGGCTTTGAGACAACCACGCCAATGACTGCTGCATTGTTGCAAAAAGCCATCGAATTAAAAATCAATAATTTATTTTTTCACATCAATCATGTTTTAGTGCCACCACCTCTTTATACAATTTTAGATTCCAAAGATACAAAGGTTAATTCCTTGATTGCACCATCTCATGTAAGCGTAATCACAGGCTCTAAAATCTATGAACCTATATTTGAAAAATATCAAATTCCTATTGTTGTCAGTGGTTTTGAACCCGTAGATATGATGCAAAGCATCTTAATGCTTGTCCAACAAGTTGTAAACAATACTCCCAAACTCGAAATTCAATACTCCAGAGTTGTCAATACAAATGGCAATCTCAAAGCCCAAAAACTAGTAAAAACATTTATGGAAACACGAGAAGAGTTTCAATGGCGAGGACTTGGAAATATCCCCTATTCTGCATTACGACTCAAAAAAGAATTTGCAAAATACGATGCAGAAATTATCTTTGATTCCATTCTTAGCAAAGAAAATATTCAAGATAATCGTGCATGTCGTTGTGGGGATATTTTAAGAGGTATTGCTAAGCCGCTAGATTGCAAAGTTTTTGGCAAATCATGTACACCACAAAATCCACTTGGAAGTTGTATGGTAAGTAGCGAAGGGGCATGTGCAGCTTACTATAAATATGGCTACACAAATTAAATCAAAGCATTTCTCTTATTTTTAGTGCAGAATCTAAAATTGCAGGATTTTTTACACCAAAAATATTTAATCCTATTTCATCTATTCTTTGTTTTAAATATGCCTCCCTATCTTCAAAACCATGGTTTTTTGCAACTTCATCTAAATTATTTTCTTTTTTTGGAAGATTTTTAAACTTTTCTTCATAAATACTATATATTTCATTAAAATCTTGATTATCAAGCTCTAAATTTGCTGCCACATCAAGCAAAAATTCTTTTTCTTGTTCATCAATCTCACCATCAAGATATATCAACAACAACAAAAATTCCACAAAACGCAAACGCTTTTTATATTCTGCATAGCTCATTGTTAAAAATTTTTTTGCTAAATCTATAAGATCACTTTTATAAAAATCCCCATCTATCATTTTATTAATCTCATCGACATAAAGTGCTTTATCCTGACCCTTTTCGTGCA
It encodes:
- the hypD gene encoding hydrogenase formation protein HypD — protein: MKKNMSIHSTKNSAFLINSFRDKNTILALAEKIVIESKKLPHDLYMMEVCGGHTHTLMKYGLTKLLPKNIHCIHGPGCPVCIMPKNRINQAYEIAMQKDVILLTLGDMLKVPGSKGSLQHARSLGAEIGFLYSPLQAIEVAQKNPNKKVVYFAIGFETTTPMTAALLQKAIELKINNLFFHINHVLVPPPLYTILDSKDTKVNSLIAPSHVSVITGSKIYEPIFEKYQIPIVVSGFEPVDMMQSILMLVQQVVNNTPKLEIQYSRVVNTNGNLKAQKLVKTFMETREEFQWRGLGNIPYSALRLKKEFAKYDAEIIFDSILSKENIQDNRACRCGDILRGIAKPLDCKVFGKSCTPQNPLGSCMVSSEGACAAYYKYGYTN
- a CDS encoding TerB family tellurite resistance protein — encoded protein: MEILLLVIAGIVVYFLYQELNKYLKNPLSSNKYSKNSTYAKEYNIKEDPYETEKILDPMEKFANTELGVMLAICAQFPNRQNMQEIYRVIMQDFATKYLHEKGQDKALYVDEINKMIDGDFYKSDLIDLAKKFLTMSYAEYKKRLRFVEFLLLLIYLDGEIDEQEKEFLLDVAANLELDNQDFNEIYSIYEEKFKNLPKKENNLDEVAKNHGFEDREAYLKQRIDEIGLNIFGVKNPAILDSALKIREML